One stretch of Paenibacillus sp. AN1007 DNA includes these proteins:
- a CDS encoding sugar ABC transporter substrate-binding protein, which produces MVKKWMMTALSAVLALTVAGCSTDSGTTTGSGAAAGGGKQSNGKTKVVYWTPDRHDADFMKSKIEQFNQTNKDNIEVEMTVMGDNYPQAVDIAFASKQAPDVFQIDDFQTYYQKGYLAPIDGYMSDAMKETFKDSLIENKNTIDGKVYTLPNTGQIWRLVYNKDIFQKAGIASPPKTIAEMVADAKKITEVGKSEGIYGFASPFKSGSGFWRAANTIAGASTNEGIDGFNYKTGQFDFNMYKSIAEALRQMNQDGSMLPGVESLDIDPLRAQFAQGKIGMYINHSGEPGVYKDQFPTKENWGAAPVPTEDGTIKGASQVIGGSYIGINADSKNKEAAWKFMEYVYSTDLQGEYYEKGYGISLIPAVLSSDKKPSIPGIEGFLPKKVDAIFPANPSVITESSLEGMKWAEAFSAYVFTGGDLDGVIKDLNTRYNAALEKSKAAGLTKIAADPSFDSSELQGKLSKEE; this is translated from the coding sequence ATGGTTAAGAAGTGGATGATGACTGCACTAAGTGCTGTGCTTGCATTAACGGTAGCCGGTTGTTCGACAGACAGTGGAACGACAACGGGCAGCGGGGCTGCAGCTGGCGGCGGAAAACAGAGTAACGGCAAAACGAAAGTGGTCTATTGGACTCCGGATCGGCACGATGCTGATTTTATGAAATCCAAGATTGAGCAGTTCAACCAGACTAACAAAGATAACATTGAAGTGGAAATGACCGTCATGGGTGACAATTATCCGCAGGCCGTTGATATCGCTTTTGCGAGTAAACAAGCTCCTGATGTGTTTCAGATCGACGATTTCCAAACGTACTATCAAAAGGGGTATCTAGCTCCAATCGACGGGTATATGAGTGATGCCATGAAGGAAACATTCAAGGACAGCCTGATCGAAAATAAAAATACAATTGATGGAAAAGTCTATACCCTTCCGAACACAGGCCAGATCTGGAGACTGGTGTACAATAAAGATATTTTCCAAAAAGCAGGCATTGCTTCACCGCCTAAAACCATTGCCGAAATGGTAGCAGACGCGAAGAAAATTACCGAAGTAGGTAAAAGTGAAGGCATCTATGGCTTTGCCAGCCCATTCAAAAGTGGCAGCGGTTTCTGGAGAGCGGCAAACACGATTGCTGGTGCAAGTACGAACGAAGGTATCGACGGTTTTAACTACAAGACAGGTCAATTTGACTTCAACATGTACAAGTCGATTGCCGAGGCCCTTCGTCAGATGAATCAAGATGGCAGTATGCTTCCGGGTGTGGAGAGCCTGGATATCGATCCATTGAGAGCGCAGTTTGCCCAAGGCAAAATCGGGATGTACATCAATCACTCCGGTGAGCCAGGTGTTTACAAAGATCAATTCCCAACCAAAGAAAACTGGGGTGCAGCTCCTGTGCCAACAGAGGATGGTACGATTAAAGGGGCTTCGCAAGTTATTGGTGGTTCCTATATCGGCATCAATGCAGACTCAAAGAACAAGGAAGCAGCATGGAAATTCATGGAGTATGTATACAGTACCGATCTGCAGGGTGAGTATTACGAAAAAGGGTACGGTATCTCCCTGATTCCTGCGGTACTCAGTTCTGATAAGAAACCGAGCATTCCAGGCATTGAAGGTTTCCTGCCGAAAAAAGTTGACGCGATCTTCCCTGCCAATCCAAGTGTCATTACAGAGAGCTCGCTTGAAGGCATGAAATGGGCTGAGGCCTTCTCCGCTTATGTATTCACTGGCGGTGATCTGGATGGCGTAATCAAGGATCTGAACACACGTTATAATGCAGCACTTGAGAAAAGCAAAGCAGCAGGTCTGACTAAAATTGCGGCCGATCCTTCGTTTGATTCATCGGAGCTTCAAGGTAAACTGTCCAAAGAAGAGTAA
- a CDS encoding cupin domain-containing protein, with the protein MIINQQSVEAHVINETSSRKILGMGGTLMMVEVTFSKGGVGEVHSHDAHEQVSYIVKGSFEVQVGDETRILKAGDSFYAGLNVPHGVKALEDAVILDVFTPFRQDFLEEEQ; encoded by the coding sequence ATGATCATTAACCAGCAATCCGTAGAAGCGCATGTTATTAATGAGACAAGTTCGCGTAAAATTTTGGGTATGGGCGGCACACTGATGATGGTCGAGGTGACGTTCAGCAAAGGTGGAGTTGGCGAAGTCCACTCCCATGATGCGCACGAGCAGGTCAGTTATATTGTGAAGGGAAGCTTTGAGGTTCAGGTAGGTGATGAAACACGTATTCTAAAAGCGGGGGACAGCTTCTATGCTGGCTTAAATGTGCCGCATGGGGTAAAGGCGCTGGAAGATGCAGTCATACTGGATGTGTTCACGCCATTCCGTCAGGATTTTCTTGAGGAAGAGCAATGA
- a CDS encoding YheC/YheD family protein: MYTSSPKKDTMAVLVREAEGSPLFTDERFCRQLCVESPRYGIRVVVIPIPADLAVSSIRRGYVYHQKQWKNIRIPSLDLVMNRCLRPLSRGARQQLEMYLPLGSGLYQRSWSSALPGKWEVHRVLSRSTTLRGLLAPTSRARRPVPWKIWLARWPKGLFFKPASGTHGRNTFRLSRGETPSAWIVEGRTASNENFCITFHQAEDVSSWLESHQAVQKMIVQPYLELSHQGRAFDIRALVQKNGQGRWALTGCMVREGAEGSLTSNLHGGGNAYPAEAYLIERYGKVRTASLLLQIRHYAALIPPLLESRFGRLAELGLDFGADADGQLWLIEVNSKPGRTSFAEAQDEHMHALTYTQPLAYARYLLQQYVLADVSRPMKMPNSSSKAGLKRIPIPGG, translated from the coding sequence ATGTACACATCATCACCAAAGAAGGACACGATGGCGGTTCTGGTACGCGAAGCGGAAGGCTCACCTCTCTTCACGGATGAACGATTCTGCCGTCAGCTCTGTGTGGAAAGCCCACGATACGGGATACGAGTTGTCGTTATTCCGATTCCGGCCGACCTCGCCGTAAGCAGCATTCGCAGAGGATACGTATATCACCAGAAGCAGTGGAAGAACATTCGTATTCCTTCCCTCGATCTGGTGATGAATCGCTGCCTGCGTCCTCTCTCCAGAGGTGCAAGGCAGCAGTTAGAGATGTATTTACCTCTTGGCTCCGGCCTTTATCAGCGATCCTGGTCATCGGCTCTTCCCGGCAAATGGGAAGTTCATCGCGTTCTATCCAGGTCAACCACGCTTCGAGGACTGCTTGCTCCAACTTCCAGGGCCAGGCGGCCTGTTCCCTGGAAAATATGGCTTGCACGCTGGCCCAAAGGTTTGTTTTTCAAACCTGCTTCAGGAACTCATGGCAGGAATACCTTTCGCCTATCTAGGGGAGAAACGCCATCTGCCTGGATTGTGGAAGGTCGTACTGCGAGCAACGAAAACTTTTGCATCACATTTCATCAAGCGGAAGACGTATCTTCCTGGCTGGAATCACATCAGGCTGTACAAAAGATGATTGTGCAGCCTTATCTGGAGCTTAGCCATCAAGGAAGGGCTTTTGATATACGGGCGCTGGTTCAAAAAAATGGGCAGGGCCGCTGGGCACTGACGGGATGCATGGTTCGGGAAGGTGCTGAAGGCTCTCTCACCTCCAATCTTCATGGTGGCGGTAACGCCTATCCCGCAGAAGCATATCTTATCGAACGGTACGGAAAGGTCCGGACTGCATCGCTGCTGCTGCAGATCAGACATTACGCCGCTCTCATCCCTCCGCTGCTGGAGAGCCGCTTCGGCAGACTTGCGGAACTCGGACTTGATTTTGGAGCCGATGCAGACGGACAGCTGTGGCTGATTGAAGTAAACTCAAAACCAGGCCGCACCTCATTTGCAGAAGCACAAGATGAACACATGCATGCCCTGACATATACACAACCGCTTGCTTATGCCCGTTATCTGCTGCAGCAGTATGTTCTCGCGGACGTTTCGCGTCCAATGAAAATGCCGAATTCATCCAGCAAAGCTGGCCTGAAACGTATCCCGATTCCAGGCGGCTGA
- a CDS encoding YheC/YheD family protein, translating to MSTKKVTIQVTGSGILQDDVIMLGEGVLKALKIPSGRPLQLQFGSYRREVTVIPVPRYDGLRLNQTVASKTGLVPRSVLRVSYRASSHTLRLGPYISVMVSRDYPEQPDRPFGSITMFCQELVHACRKQGAYVSFFTPEDIGAVTGYMKGWVYDDGWKKTVLPVADVVNNRLTSRKLENKPSVQHFMKEVKSLYGTHTFNEKFLDKNEVFDALKSIPTLKRVLPESHLLKSSATLKTMCQRYPVIFLKPVRGSLGKGIIRVSRQPEGGYLTLATSVGGTRRQSYASLDKLYASMSGKMKTTRYQIQQGLTLIDHSGRPVDFRALVQKNKTGKWSVTSIVARIAGGSHYVSNLARGGSLSTVKDAVAKTQLSSSAKASAYAGLHTAALEIAKGIESAIPAHFGELGIDLALDTSGRVWLLEVNSKPSKNDNTPLSESKIRPSVKAMLEYSTYLAGF from the coding sequence ATGTCCACTAAAAAAGTAACGATACAGGTTACCGGCTCGGGCATCCTGCAGGACGACGTCATCATGCTGGGCGAAGGGGTCCTCAAGGCTCTAAAGATTCCTTCGGGAAGACCTCTTCAGCTGCAATTCGGTTCTTACCGCCGCGAAGTTACTGTTATTCCGGTTCCCCGGTATGACGGATTACGACTCAATCAGACGGTAGCCAGCAAAACCGGCCTTGTCCCTCGTTCGGTCCTGAGGGTATCTTACCGTGCTTCCAGCCATACGCTTCGCCTGGGACCTTACATCAGCGTTATGGTAAGCCGGGATTACCCCGAACAGCCCGATCGGCCCTTTGGCTCGATTACGATGTTCTGCCAGGAATTAGTGCACGCCTGCAGGAAGCAGGGCGCCTATGTATCCTTTTTCACACCGGAGGACATCGGAGCAGTAACCGGCTATATGAAAGGCTGGGTGTATGATGACGGCTGGAAAAAGACCGTTCTGCCTGTAGCAGATGTGGTCAATAATCGGCTGACGTCCCGTAAACTCGAGAACAAACCTAGCGTACAGCATTTTATGAAAGAAGTAAAATCGCTTTACGGCACACACACCTTCAATGAAAAGTTTCTGGACAAAAACGAGGTGTTTGACGCACTCAAGTCCATCCCGACACTCAAACGGGTGCTGCCCGAGTCTCATCTGCTCAAATCATCAGCGACCCTTAAGACGATGTGCCAGCGTTATCCGGTTATTTTTCTGAAGCCGGTGCGCGGCTCACTGGGTAAAGGCATTATCCGGGTCTCCCGTCAGCCAGAAGGAGGATATCTGACTCTGGCGACAAGTGTCGGAGGTACCCGCAGACAATCGTATGCTTCTCTGGATAAACTGTATGCCAGCATGTCTGGAAAAATGAAAACAACGCGTTATCAGATCCAGCAAGGACTGACCCTGATTGATCACAGCGGCAGACCCGTTGATTTCCGTGCGCTCGTGCAGAAAAACAAGACAGGTAAATGGAGCGTAACCTCTATCGTTGCCCGGATTGCCGGAGGCAGTCACTATGTCTCCAATCTGGCGCGAGGCGGAAGCCTCAGCACTGTTAAAGATGCCGTAGCCAAAACACAGCTGTCCAGTTCCGCCAAAGCTTCGGCATATGCAGGACTTCATACGGCTGCGCTGGAAATCGCCAAAGGCATTGAGAGTGCCATCCCTGCCCACTTTGGTGAACTCGGTATTGATCTGGCCCTGGATACAAGTGGCCGTGTATGGCTGCTTGAGGTGAATTCCAAACCATCCAAAAATGATAATACACCGCTGAGCGAGAGCAAAATTCGCCCTTCGGTCAAAGCTATGCTTGAATACTCCACCTATCTGGCCGGTTTCTAA
- a CDS encoding YheC/YheD family protein, producing MSLTFCNLHFTQKPEKVVYVSNALMKSLNLSGKKTIHLRFGRDRVPATIKPIRKAGKHLYLASGIRNLMNVPKRGSIYLRNLQNDEVQLGPLIGVLSDGSSSSSNPFGSRTGFIKQLLREGSRKSYIYAFTPRDINWQNETVSGYFLNESGTFFRRTVPLPDVVYNRLPSRRSDFSPAINQLRERFIRRKIPFFNWSFFNKSDIYKLLENEPTAGRYIPESITNPTVEQMKEMLERHQFVYYKPTAGSLGNGIYRLTYSPKRGYFARYRKKGGNALLRFGSFNSLMRMLQGRHGKQLRGYVVQQGIRLIEIDECPIDFRFHMHKNGNNQWVVVGIGAKKAGRGSVTTHIKNGGSLMTPEQALSRNFGDRAGEVLQQAKSVAITLAQAIESQHQHLIGEIGFDLGIDQEEHVWMFEANAKPGRSIFRHPSLRLEGKSSVEHILEHCLYLSKFRKKEDI from the coding sequence ATGAGTTTGACCTTTTGTAATCTGCATTTCACCCAAAAACCCGAAAAAGTGGTGTACGTATCCAATGCTTTAATGAAAAGCCTCAATCTGTCCGGCAAAAAGACGATACACCTGCGTTTTGGACGTGATCGCGTGCCCGCCACGATCAAGCCCATTCGCAAAGCCGGTAAGCATCTGTATCTGGCATCAGGCATCCGTAACTTGATGAACGTTCCCAAACGCGGAAGCATCTATCTTCGCAACCTCCAGAATGATGAAGTGCAGCTTGGCCCACTCATCGGGGTGCTGTCGGACGGTTCTTCTTCAAGCTCTAATCCGTTTGGTTCGCGAACAGGTTTTATCAAGCAGCTGCTTCGTGAAGGAAGCCGCAAATCGTATATCTATGCTTTCACCCCGAGAGATATCAACTGGCAGAACGAGACGGTCTCCGGTTACTTTCTCAATGAGAGCGGCACTTTTTTCCGCAGAACCGTACCCCTGCCAGATGTTGTCTACAATCGTTTACCGAGCCGCCGCTCCGATTTTTCACCAGCGATCAATCAGCTGCGGGAACGGTTTATCCGCCGCAAAATCCCTTTTTTCAACTGGAGTTTCTTCAATAAATCGGATATTTACAAACTGCTGGAGAACGAACCGACCGCAGGGCGTTATATCCCGGAATCCATCACCAACCCAACGGTCGAACAGATGAAGGAGATGCTGGAGCGGCATCAGTTCGTTTATTATAAACCAACCGCAGGCAGTCTCGGAAACGGAATCTATCGTTTAACCTATTCGCCCAAACGTGGATATTTTGCACGTTATCGCAAGAAAGGCGGCAATGCCCTGCTGCGCTTTGGCTCGTTTAACAGTCTGATGCGCATGCTTCAAGGCAGACATGGCAAACAGCTGCGCGGTTATGTCGTGCAGCAGGGAATACGGCTGATCGAGATTGACGAGTGCCCTATTGATTTTCGTTTCCATATGCATAAAAACGGAAACAATCAGTGGGTTGTAGTCGGCATCGGCGCCAAGAAAGCAGGACGAGGAAGTGTCACCACACACATCAAAAACGGCGGCTCTCTGATGACGCCTGAACAGGCGCTCAGCCGCAACTTCGGGGACCGTGCGGGCGAGGTTCTGCAGCAGGCCAAATCCGTCGCTATTACACTGGCCCAGGCGATTGAATCCCAGCACCAGCATCTGATTGGTGAGATTGGCTTTGATCTGGGCATTGATCAGGAGGAACATGTATGGATGTTCGAAGCGAACGCCAAACCCGGGCGCTCCATCTTCCGTCACCCTTCACTCCGGCTGGAGGGAAAATCTTCGGTGGAGCACATTTTGGAGCACTGCCTGTATTTGAGCAAATTCCGGAAGAAGGAAGACATTTGA
- a CDS encoding YheC/YheD family protein, which produces MSLHDDFKPVIAVLTMHDQRRMFRGNHQNFQDILQTGESMGYVVYIVTVRDLDVTGPTVKGYTYNKGSGKWTSQPFPLPHVLYNRIPNREDERKPSVQRKIEECRQSGIELYNPFFFNKWNLFEWLKKSKSTQQLIPHTRRMRSASSLGTVLRAYPYLYLKPESGKAGKGIMMLKFQEKEKLPYRLKIQNTRRSMTYKAATLSKLWARIRKETGHTPYIMQQGIELASSHKRPFDLRVLVQKNGKGQWSVTGIGARLAGSRSITTHVPRGGSVEDPEELLTELFGEEMTAALMKRVKSTSLMIARQVERGSGHTLGEMSMDLGVDDLGEIWFFEANAKPMKFDEPQIRRRSLERIFQYSAYLARQSVQ; this is translated from the coding sequence ATGAGCCTCCATGATGATTTCAAACCTGTGATTGCCGTGCTCACCATGCATGATCAACGGCGCATGTTCAGAGGAAATCATCAAAACTTTCAGGATATTCTGCAAACAGGTGAAAGCATGGGATATGTCGTTTATATCGTGACCGTTCGGGATCTTGATGTGACCGGACCTACCGTGAAAGGATATACGTACAACAAAGGGAGCGGCAAATGGACTTCACAGCCGTTTCCCCTCCCTCATGTTTTGTATAATCGTATCCCTAACCGGGAAGACGAACGCAAGCCTTCAGTACAGCGAAAAATTGAAGAGTGCCGACAGTCCGGTATCGAGCTGTATAATCCGTTTTTTTTCAACAAATGGAACCTGTTCGAGTGGCTGAAAAAATCCAAGTCCACCCAGCAGCTGATTCCGCATACCCGGCGGATGCGCAGCGCTTCTTCACTCGGTACCGTGCTGCGCGCCTATCCGTATCTGTATCTCAAACCCGAGAGCGGCAAAGCAGGCAAAGGCATCATGATGCTCAAATTCCAGGAAAAAGAAAAGCTGCCTTACCGACTTAAAATACAGAATACCCGGAGAAGTATGACCTACAAGGCGGCCACGTTAAGCAAGTTATGGGCACGAATTCGCAAAGAAACCGGACATACGCCTTATATCATGCAGCAGGGAATTGAGCTGGCTTCCTCGCACAAGCGCCCTTTTGATCTTCGTGTACTTGTGCAGAAAAATGGCAAGGGACAGTGGAGCGTTACCGGAATCGGAGCAAGGCTCGCAGGCTCCCGCAGCATTACAACTCACGTGCCTCGCGGCGGAAGTGTCGAAGATCCGGAGGAACTGCTCACAGAGTTGTTCGGAGAGGAGATGACAGCGGCTTTAATGAAGCGGGTCAAGTCCACCTCATTAATGATCGCAAGACAGGTTGAACGCGGATCAGGACATACACTTGGTGAAATGTCCATGGATCTGGGCGTCGATGACCTGGGCGAGATCTGGTTCTTTGAAGCCAATGCCAAACCGATGAAATTCGATGAACCACAGATCAGACGGCGTTCACTGGAACGCATTTTCCAGTACAGCGCTTATCTTGCCCGTCAGTCTGTGCAATGA
- a CDS encoding YlbF family regulator, translated as MNIYDKANDLAKALRESGEVEEITSAMKLIEADPEAKAMLDNFRNQQMELQQRMMSGDMPAPDEMEKMEKLFEVLSLNLNIRRLFDAERRLSVIIEDVNKIIADSLAHLYGGAEA; from the coding sequence GTGAATATTTATGACAAAGCCAATGATCTGGCAAAAGCACTGAGAGAAAGCGGAGAGGTGGAAGAGATTACCTCTGCGATGAAATTGATTGAGGCTGATCCGGAGGCCAAAGCGATGCTGGATAACTTCCGCAACCAGCAGATGGAACTGCAGCAGCGCATGATGAGCGGAGATATGCCGGCACCGGACGAGATGGAAAAAATGGAGAAGCTCTTCGAGGTATTGAGTCTGAACCTGAACATCCGCCGCCTGTTTGATGCAGAGCGCCGCCTTAGTGTAATTATCGAGGATGTAAACAAAATTATCGCTGACAGCCTGGCTCATTTGTACGGCGGAGCTGAAGCCTAA
- a CDS encoding YheC/YheD family protein: MSSPVLGIMTLYLNEHRALEERSIYRRMILEGRKRGLDIYVFTPADVHSSGKRIEAMVYDEKKGWSREWRAFPDLIFDRCRIQRNHRFQQLLVFRQKYGHLLFLNRPLRNKWTIHQTLSEKAVFRQHLPETILFQDMSDVNRMLKTSSLIYLKPINGTGGRGILRVERSSKEPSTVLVQGRDQKRRIITPRRVHLSRLGPLLEHWNMKDKYLVQKGIQLQLPNGRVHDYRMLVQKNGEGEWELTGCAGRMGAEKSVTSNLHGGGQAVAMQRLMKQWIPEEELRQEVTAAAEKFGIDVAAFLEDTYGDLCELALDLAIDKSGHIYLLEVNPKPAREVFARIGERSIYYKAITQPLEYALWVYRNRPAETVKKPVSPRPAASKPARVKRKRRIK, encoded by the coding sequence GTGTCCTCACCTGTTCTGGGCATTATGACGTTGTATCTGAATGAACACCGCGCTCTGGAAGAACGAAGCATCTATCGCCGAATGATTCTCGAAGGGCGCAAACGGGGACTCGATATTTATGTGTTTACACCTGCTGATGTGCATTCCAGCGGCAAACGAATTGAAGCGATGGTATACGACGAAAAAAAGGGCTGGTCCAGGGAATGGCGCGCATTCCCGGATCTGATCTTTGACCGATGCCGCATTCAGCGCAACCATCGTTTCCAGCAGCTGCTGGTATTTCGTCAAAAATATGGACATCTGCTCTTCCTGAACCGCCCGCTGCGCAATAAGTGGACCATTCATCAGACCCTTTCCGAGAAAGCCGTCTTCCGGCAGCATCTGCCGGAAACGATATTGTTTCAGGACATGTCCGATGTAAACCGTATGCTCAAGACTTCTTCACTGATCTATCTAAAACCGATCAACGGTACGGGCGGGCGAGGCATTCTGCGCGTAGAGCGCAGCAGCAAGGAACCCAGTACGGTGCTTGTACAGGGACGGGATCAGAAAAGGCGCATAATTACACCGCGCAGGGTCCATCTGTCCAGGCTTGGTCCACTGCTTGAGCATTGGAACATGAAAGACAAATATCTCGTGCAAAAAGGAATCCAGCTCCAGCTCCCGAACGGAAGAGTCCATGACTACCGCATGCTGGTGCAGAAAAATGGAGAAGGCGAGTGGGAACTTACAGGCTGTGCAGGGCGCATGGGCGCAGAGAAAAGTGTAACCTCGAACCTCCATGGCGGCGGTCAGGCGGTTGCCATGCAGCGATTAATGAAGCAGTGGATTCCTGAAGAGGAGCTTCGGCAAGAAGTGACTGCAGCTGCCGAGAAATTCGGGATTGATGTGGCTGCATTTCTGGAGGATACGTATGGGGATCTGTGCGAGCTTGCGCTGGATCTGGCGATTGACAAGAGCGGACATATCTATCTGCTGGAGGTCAACCCCAAACCGGCTCGCGAGGTCTTTGCCCGAATTGGTGAACGAAGCATCTATTATAAAGCGATCACACAACCGCTGGAATATGCCTTGTGGGTGTACCGCAACCGACCTGCCGAAACAGTCAAAAAACCTGTTTCTCCCAGGCCCGCTGCTTCTAAACCAGCGCGGGTGAAGCGAAAACGGAGAATCAAATAA
- a CDS encoding alginate lyase family protein produces MSDFYLSADELEQAARYYREHFPDEARNSVTIANRAVLNEFMVPYTNDLTNWIPLGTPVDWLHNPTNDLEFTWGINRHWHMLDLGKAYLMKGNPLYVTAFIDHFRTWREQNPVPAGLPYNEAVYFQKPGPWRLLETGLRVQSWITAYKYMESSPQLDEAFRTEFLQGLEEHAEFLTHYLGSTEINHAIMHMQGLFMIAAFYKEHPRSPYWRQVAAERLELCLLHQLNEEGIQVELNTHYHNASIEMFGTPYLLAGISGHPFSAWYGECLRRMASFTEAMIRPDHQSTGIGDSDWLSDGRQRLTLLGAILGDEDLMARGTDSSECLWLVGVAKYERCVRLQSGTSRSLTSRTFPQTGYYVMRDERQYLFFDAASMGGAHGHADALNIEWMWNNRLFFTDTGRYTYEEGQWRHYFKSTRAHNTVTVDGTDQTPYLSTQQWGKPEAEATTHRYESHANYHFMDASQDGYTHLPDPVSHRRWVLAGKSVPLFLIVDWLEAEKFHTLEQRFHLHPEARLVLNKDDYAKQRAGIRFDQSSVKLCIRFLMAGDGSESFEVTEQSGWVSEVYGAKSETAVIQGKAEFSGKVGVAAVCLPADESEETVNVTKYMLEPDHMRFTLSYVYQGREARIVMDEHTVTWT; encoded by the coding sequence ATGAGCGATTTTTACCTTTCTGCGGATGAACTGGAACAGGCGGCTCGATATTACCGGGAACACTTTCCGGATGAAGCCCGGAATTCAGTGACGATTGCCAACCGGGCTGTTCTGAATGAATTTATGGTGCCATATACGAATGATCTGACCAACTGGATTCCACTCGGGACGCCAGTGGACTGGCTTCATAATCCGACCAATGATCTGGAGTTCACTTGGGGGATTAACAGGCACTGGCATATGCTGGATTTGGGCAAAGCTTACTTAATGAAAGGCAATCCGTTATATGTGACTGCATTTATAGATCATTTCCGTACCTGGAGAGAACAAAATCCAGTGCCAGCTGGCCTTCCGTATAATGAGGCCGTTTATTTTCAGAAACCGGGTCCTTGGCGTTTGCTTGAAACAGGTCTGCGTGTGCAGTCTTGGATTACCGCGTACAAATATATGGAATCAAGCCCGCAGCTGGACGAAGCATTTCGAACCGAATTTCTGCAAGGGCTTGAGGAGCATGCAGAGTTCCTGACGCATTATCTCGGCAGCACAGAGATTAATCACGCTATTATGCATATGCAGGGGTTGTTTATGATTGCTGCTTTCTATAAGGAGCATCCGCGCAGTCCATATTGGCGTCAAGTGGCTGCGGAGCGGCTGGAGCTGTGTCTGCTGCATCAATTGAACGAAGAGGGCATTCAGGTAGAGTTAAATACGCATTATCATAATGCCAGCATTGAGATGTTTGGTACACCGTATCTGCTGGCGGGAATTTCGGGACACCCGTTTTCAGCATGGTATGGAGAATGTCTGCGCAGGATGGCTTCATTCACTGAAGCTATGATCAGACCGGATCATCAATCGACGGGCATTGGAGATTCAGACTGGCTTAGTGACGGGCGTCAGCGGTTGACGCTGCTGGGGGCAATTCTGGGAGACGAGGATCTCATGGCCCGCGGTACCGACAGTTCCGAGTGCCTCTGGTTAGTGGGTGTGGCAAAATATGAGCGGTGCGTTCGGCTGCAGTCTGGAACTTCACGTTCATTGACAAGCCGGACTTTTCCACAGACCGGATATTATGTGATGAGGGATGAGCGTCAATACCTGTTCTTTGATGCAGCATCCATGGGCGGTGCTCATGGTCATGCTGATGCCTTAAACATCGAATGGATGTGGAATAACCGATTGTTCTTCACGGATACCGGACGTTATACGTATGAAGAAGGGCAGTGGCGCCATTATTTCAAAAGCACAAGGGCACATAATACAGTTACTGTAGACGGGACAGATCAGACACCCTATTTGTCTACTCAACAATGGGGTAAACCTGAGGCAGAAGCGACAACACATCGCTATGAAAGTCACGCAAACTATCACTTTATGGATGCTTCCCAAGATGGATATACGCACCTGCCTGATCCGGTCAGCCATCGCCGCTGGGTGCTTGCAGGCAAAAGTGTACCTTTATTTCTGATCGTGGACTGGCTGGAAGCCGAGAAGTTCCATACACTGGAGCAGCGGTTTCATCTGCATCCGGAAGCAAGGCTTGTACTGAACAAAGACGATTACGCCAAACAGCGGGCAGGCATCCGATTTGACCAGTCCTCCGTCAAGCTGTGCATTCGATTTCTGATGGCAGGAGATGGCAGTGAATCGTTCGAGGTGACAGAACAGTCGGGCTGGGTATCTGAAGTGTACGGCGCAAAGTCTGAAACGGCTGTCATTCAGGGCAAAGCCGAATTCTCAGGCAAAGTGGGAGTTGCGGCAGTATGCCTGCCGGCTGACGAATCAGAAGAGACTGTGAACGTGACAAAATATATGCTGGAGCCAGATCATATGAGGTTTACGCTGTCGTATGTGTACCAAGGTAGGGAAGCCCGGATCGTGATGGATGAGCACACGGTAACCTGGACTTAG